One window from the genome of Cricetulus griseus strain 17A/GY chromosome 2, alternate assembly CriGri-PICRH-1.0, whole genome shotgun sequence encodes:
- the Gin1 gene encoding gypsy retrotransposon integrase-like protein 1 isoform X1, with product MVRNGKNGDLHLKQIAYYKRTGEYHPTTLSSERSGIRRAAKKFVFKEKKLFYVGKDRKQNRLVVVSEEEKKKVLRECHENGTGVHHGISRTLTLVESSYYWTSVTNDVKQWVYACQHCQVAKNTLLGAPQQHLLTVGSPWSVVTADLMGPFHTSDRSHVYAIIVTDLFTKWVMILPLCDVSASEISKAIINIFFLYGPPQKIVMDQRDEFIEQINTELYRLFGTKQIIISHASGSVSPPESTSSTIKAFLSKHCADHPNTWDEHLPALSFAFNVTPSEPTKNTPYFQMFNRNPYVVECPHDLGGENTSLFARVVAAVREADAVLENKTPSAGQMENNNLEEPNKTKTVKKKPKQLNPFHLKVGHEVLRQRKNWWKDGRFQSEWVGPCVIDYITESGCAVLRDHTGARLKRPIKMSHLRPYVRESTEQDSLYLLQGSVVADHDYIGFPEIPVGAYQANILVEDATIGVADDELLATGKDHELLEYRNSKISVLVEDQSSLEKQTFSLLDSSNQVLEYLS from the exons ATGGTCCGTAATGGGAAGAATGGTGACCTTCATCTGAAACAGATTGCATATTATAAACGAACAGGCGAATATCATCCGACTACACTGTCAAGTGAGAGAAGCGGCATAAGACGAGCAGCAAAGAAATTTGTCTTCAAAG aaaaaaagctGTTTTATGttggaaaagacagaaaacaaaatcgTTTGGTAGTTGtctcagaagaggaaaagaagaaagtccTAAGGGAGTGCCATGAAAACGGCACTGGTGTCCATCATGGCATATCCAGAACTCTCACTCTGGTGGAGTCCAGTTACTACTGGACATCTGTGACCAATGATGTCAAACAGTGG GTATATGCCTGTCAGCATTGCCAAGTAGCAAAGAATACACTGCTGGGGGCACCTCAGCAGCACCTGCTCACGGTGGGAAGCCCGTGGAGTGTAGTGACCGCCGATCTGATGGGACCTTTTCATACAAGCGACAGGAGTCATGTGTATGCTATAATCGTGACTGATTTGTTCACAAAATGGGTTATGATTTTGCCTTTATGTGATGTTTCAGCGTCAGAAATTTCTAAAGCTATTatcaatatatttttcttatatggACCTCCTCAGAAAATAGTAATGGACCAAAGAGATGAATTCATTGAACAG ATAAATACAGAACTGTATAGATTGTTTGGTACAAAACAGATCATAATTTCTCATGCTTCCGGAAGTGTCAGTCCGCCTGAAAGTACATCTAGCACAATCAAAGCCTTTCTCTCCAAACACTGCGCCGACCACCCCAACACCTGGGATGAGCATCTGCCAGCGCTTTCCTTTGCCTTCAATGTGACTCCCTCAGAGCCGACTAAAAACACACCGTATTTCCAAATGTTCAACCGCAATCCTTATGTGGTGGAGTGTCCTCATGACTTGGGTGGGGAAAATACAAGCCTGTTTGCCAGAGTTGTAGCTGCCGTTAGAGAGGCCGATGCAGTGTTAGAGAACAAGACACCATCAGCTGGCCAG ATGGAGAACAACAATTTGGAAGAGCCAAACAAGACCAAGACTGTTAAGAAGAAACCAAAGCAGCTAAAtccatttcatttaaaagtgGGTCATGAAGttttaagacaaagaaaaaacTGGTGGAAAGATGGCCGTTTCCAGTCTGAATGGGTTGGGCCTTGCGTCATAGACTACATAACAGAAAGCGGATGTGCTGTCCTGAGAGATCATACTGGGGCCAGACTGAAAAGACCTATCAAAATGTCTCACCTCAGGCCTTATGTGAGAGAGTCCACCGAGCAAG aCAGTCTTTATCTCTTGCAAGGTTCGGTAGTAGCAGATCACGACTACATTGGATTTCCTGAAATCCCAGTTGGAGCATACCAGGCGAATATTCTGGTGGAAGATGCAACTATTGGTGTAGCTGATGATGAATTATTGGCAACAGGCAAGGATCATGAACTCTTGGAATATAGAAATTCCAAAATCTCCGTCTTGGTAGAGGATCAGAGTTCTCTTGAGAAACAGACTTTCAGTCTCCTGGATTCTTCAAATCAAGTCCTTGAATATTTAAGTTAG
- the Gin1 gene encoding gypsy retrotransposon integrase-like protein 1 isoform X2 translates to MGPFHTSDRSHVYAIIVTDLFTKWVMILPLCDVSASEISKAIINIFFLYGPPQKIVMDQRDEFIEQINTELYRLFGTKQIIISHASGSVSPPESTSSTIKAFLSKHCADHPNTWDEHLPALSFAFNVTPSEPTKNTPYFQMFNRNPYVVECPHDLGGENTSLFARVVAAVREADAVLENKTPSAGQMENNNLEEPNKTKTVKKKPKQLNPFHLKVGHEVLRQRKNWWKDGRFQSEWVGPCVIDYITESGCAVLRDHTGARLKRPIKMSHLRPYVRESTEQDSLYLLQGSVVADHDYIGFPEIPVGAYQANILVEDATIGVADDELLATGKDHELLEYRNSKISVLVEDQSSLEKQTFSLLDSSNQVLEYLS, encoded by the exons ATGGGACCTTTTCATACAAGCGACAGGAGTCATGTGTATGCTATAATCGTGACTGATTTGTTCACAAAATGGGTTATGATTTTGCCTTTATGTGATGTTTCAGCGTCAGAAATTTCTAAAGCTATTatcaatatatttttcttatatggACCTCCTCAGAAAATAGTAATGGACCAAAGAGATGAATTCATTGAACAG ATAAATACAGAACTGTATAGATTGTTTGGTACAAAACAGATCATAATTTCTCATGCTTCCGGAAGTGTCAGTCCGCCTGAAAGTACATCTAGCACAATCAAAGCCTTTCTCTCCAAACACTGCGCCGACCACCCCAACACCTGGGATGAGCATCTGCCAGCGCTTTCCTTTGCCTTCAATGTGACTCCCTCAGAGCCGACTAAAAACACACCGTATTTCCAAATGTTCAACCGCAATCCTTATGTGGTGGAGTGTCCTCATGACTTGGGTGGGGAAAATACAAGCCTGTTTGCCAGAGTTGTAGCTGCCGTTAGAGAGGCCGATGCAGTGTTAGAGAACAAGACACCATCAGCTGGCCAG ATGGAGAACAACAATTTGGAAGAGCCAAACAAGACCAAGACTGTTAAGAAGAAACCAAAGCAGCTAAAtccatttcatttaaaagtgGGTCATGAAGttttaagacaaagaaaaaacTGGTGGAAAGATGGCCGTTTCCAGTCTGAATGGGTTGGGCCTTGCGTCATAGACTACATAACAGAAAGCGGATGTGCTGTCCTGAGAGATCATACTGGGGCCAGACTGAAAAGACCTATCAAAATGTCTCACCTCAGGCCTTATGTGAGAGAGTCCACCGAGCAAG aCAGTCTTTATCTCTTGCAAGGTTCGGTAGTAGCAGATCACGACTACATTGGATTTCCTGAAATCCCAGTTGGAGCATACCAGGCGAATATTCTGGTGGAAGATGCAACTATTGGTGTAGCTGATGATGAATTATTGGCAACAGGCAAGGATCATGAACTCTTGGAATATAGAAATTCCAAAATCTCCGTCTTGGTAGAGGATCAGAGTTCTCTTGAGAAACAGACTTTCAGTCTCCTGGATTCTTCAAATCAAGTCCTTGAATATTTAAGTTAG